From one Lactiplantibacillus paraplantarum genomic stretch:
- a CDS encoding DUF2829 domain-containing protein: MTFEAILPALKAGKRAVRTGWEGTELFVELQAPTTFKGDPLNPYFLIKTDDEAYSMWSPTDCDILATDWQLVD; the protein is encoded by the coding sequence ATGACATTTGAAGCAATCTTACCCGCACTAAAAGCTGGCAAACGTGCCGTTCGGACAGGTTGGGAAGGCACGGAATTATTTGTAGAACTACAAGCACCGACGACCTTTAAAGGTGATCCGCTGAACCCGTATTTTTTAATTAAGACGGACGATGAAGCCTATAGTATGTGGTCACCGACCGATTGTGACATTTTAGCGACGGACTGGCA